The window CGGCGGGTCGAAATCGTCGCCCGCTGATCGCGAGGTCTCAGGAAAAAACCGCGACTGACGGCGTCATCGGACGGCCGTGACGTCTTTATTGATATCGCGGCCTACAGCCGCTTGGCTCCGAGACTGGGCTCTTTATCCGTCCGCGTGCCCAGCTTGATCGCCGTGGACAGGCGAACGACGCCTTCGGCGTGCAGCGTTTCGTGAACGTGTCGGACCGCGTCCAGAATCGCCGCCAATTCGCCCTCCACGTTGGTCCCGTAGGCGTGGGCCTCGACCGTCAGCCCCGATGCGACGATCAGCTCGTGGGCCCGGCGGACTTCCTTGCGGACGGAAACGCCCGCGCCGATGGGAATGACCTGGATCTCCGCGATCGCTTTCATGGACAAATCTCCTCTCAGCGGACGTTCCAGCCGCCGACCCGAAGCCGCGGCCGCTCGCCCCGCAGGTCGTCCACGCGCATTCCGGCTTCGACACGCCGCGACTCGCCCGGAAGAAGCGTGAAATAGTTGTCCTCCCAAAGGATAGGCAGAACCGGCTCTTCGGATTCCTCACGGAGGACGGTGAGTTCGACATGAAGAGCGACATGGGGCGAGGGGTTTTCGAGTTCGACCGCGACTTTCATGAGACCGGCCTGGGTCGTAAAGCGCTCCCGGACTTTCAACCGGACCTGGAGAAGATCGGCGAGCGCCGTCAGATCGGCGAATCCTTTCATGGGCGTGACAAGATGAGTGGTTCCGGCTTCGCCCAGAACGTCGGGCACGGTCGAAAGGCAGTAGAAATTCGCGCTCACGAGCGCATTTTTCCTTCCCAGAAGCCTGAGATCGATAAAATAGAGGCCGGTGATATCCGCGGGTTCGGGCAGAACACCGAGTGTCCGGATCTCGCCCGCGGCGAGATCGATCGGGCTTTCGACGGCCTGAAGACGGGCCATCTCCTTCGAATAGACCGCCGCCGTCGCCCGAAGCCCCTGGGCCGGCTCCGCGGTCGTGTTGACGGCTTTGACCTCGCGGGTCGCGTAATCGTAGAGAATATGGATCGGAGTGTTGGCTTTTCTCGCTCCGTAAAGGGCACCCGTCGGCATCAGATCATAATCGTAGAGCTGCCACCAGAGGCTCGGCCAGGCCGAATTCAGCATCCAGTGGATGAGGCCCGTCGCCTTCGGGCGTCCGGCCGTAAAGGCTTCGAACATCGCCCTCACGCCCTCGTAGTTCAGGAACTGGGCCTTGACCGCGAAATCCCGGACGTCCCGGGCCTGTCCGAGCCGCCTGTCCATGGCTTCGAGATAACGGTCGAGGTTCCGGAACTTGCCGCGGGCCGCATGAAAGAGCCAGGTTTCATTGATCGGCCAGAGATCCTCTCCCGGGAACATCCGTTTCAGGCTTTCGAGCGGAGGGACCTGCGGTCCCGGACCCGACTCGGTGTTGAAGCCGAACGCCCCGCCGTTTTTCTTGTCGGCATACCAGTAGACCGGCGGAACATAATCGTAGGGCCCGTTCATTTTGACTCCGGTTTTTCCGGACAATTCGCTTTCTCTGGCCGAGGCGGAGAGAAGCCGGGGGCGTCCCGGATCGTCCGCATCGAGAACCTCCAGATATCGCCGCTCCAGTTCCGGCCTCGGGGCGAGATCGCTGC of the Acidobacteriota bacterium genome contains:
- a CDS encoding MTH1187 family thiamine-binding protein codes for the protein MKAIAEIQVIPIGAGVSVRKEVRRAHELIVASGLTVEAHAYGTNVEGELAAILDAVRHVHETLHAEGVVRLSTAIKLGTRTDKEPSLGAKRL